The segment AGAGGAATTGAAACAGAAGTAGCTGAGAGTGTAATCAGAGTAGGAAGTAAAAAATTTATGGAAGAGAATGGAATCTCTACTGAAAATTGCCATGATGAAGTTAAGGTGATATTAGGTAGAGGGGAGATTCTAATCTATGTATCTAAAGATAATAAATTGATAGGACTTATAGGGGTTACTGATCCACCTAGAGAGAATATAAAGAGAACTATAAATAGACTTAGAGGACAGGGAATAGATGAGATAGTACTATTAACTGGAGACTTAGAGCAACAAGCACAGACAATAGCTTCTAGAATGTCCATAGATAGTTATGAATCTGAACTACTTCCAGAGGATAAGGCAAGAAATATCTTAGCTCTTCAATCTAGAGGAAGTAATGTAATAATGATAGGAGATGGAATCAATGACGCTCCAGCTCTATCCTATGCAAATATCGGAGTAGCTCTAGGAAGTACAAGAACAGATGTGGCTATGGAGGCTGCAGATATAACTATTACAAAGGATGATCCACTATTGGTGCCAGAAGTGATAGGACTTTCTAAGAAAACTGTTAAAACAATAAAGGAAAACTTTGCTATGGCAATAGGGGTAAACTCCTTTGCACTGGTGTTAGGAGCTACAGGAATACTGCCTGCAATCTATAGTTCAGTTATACACAATATGAGTACAATTTTAGTTGTAGGAAACTCTTTGAAACTTTTAAAATACAAAATGAAAAACTAAGGTGAGGGAATGAAAAAACTCAATGTAATAATAATGCATAAGTTACCCAATAGAGTAAGATTGAAGCTATCAGAACCTATTAAGTCCTTTGAAACTTTTAAAGAGAATGTAACAAAGGATGGAGAGAGTATAGAGTTAAAATATACTCCAGTAACTAGAAGTATAGTGGCCACTTTTAATCCTGAAAAAGTTAACTTACAAGAGGCAATATACAAGATACTCACAGCTTTTTCTATTGAAAATGGAATGATGCCAGTTAAGTTACTTGAAGGGGTAGAGCAAAAGGCGATAGAGAGTTTTGCTATCTACTCGGGAGCTTCAATAGTTATGTCTGGAATAAATATGCTAATAAATAGAAATGATGAGCAACTACAAAATATAATGAATTGGTTCTCTATCTCTATGACTTCGGCAGCTATATTAGAGCATGCTTGTATTGAAACTAATAGAAAGGGTGTATTTGACCTAGAGATACTACCAGCTGTGTATTTGATAAAATCTTTCTTAAATACACCAAAACTTTCAATAGTGGCTATGATTTGGCTTACAACATTTGGTAGACACTTGATAACTACTAATAATGATGCTAAGGAAGTAAAATTCTTTAGAATTAAGAATAAACAGGAGAATAGAGATTACTATATAGCAAATGTTTCTGAAGATAATAGTATAGATAATATAGGGGATTTAATTTACCATGTATTCTTTAGAAAAAATAAAAATATGTCAAAAAATACAGAAAAGTATATAACAATAAATAAATAGTTAATAGGAGGTATTGCCATGTTCGGATACGGAATCGGTGGAAATGGAAAAATAACAAAAGCCCATGTAGTTGGAGCTGCAGTAGGAGTAGGAGTAACAGTATTAGGATACTACTTATACAAGAAAAATAAATCAAAGGTTGATGCTTTTTTAAGAAGTCAAGGAATTAATGTAAAATCATGTGACAGTGTAAACTATGAAGAGATGTCAGTAGAAGCTTTAACAGAAACAAAAGAGCACATTGAAGATATTTTAGCAGAAAGAGAATTAAATGGAGCTACTTGTGAAGCTTGTGAAGTAGCTGAAACAAAGTAATAAGATAAATAAAACTCAGGTAGGAATCCTACCTGAATTTTATTTTTTGTAAGTATAAGCTATAAAATCTTGGTACTCTTTTGTTTCAGCAATAGAATATCCAAACTCTTCTACTTTAGGAAAGTATAGAGGATCATTTGGGATACTAACTTCTATATGAGGTTTAAGTACAGAGATATAGATATTATCAAAGTTATATTTCTCTAAATAAGTTCTATATATAGTTGCCCCTCCACATACAAATATTTTTTTATTGCTATCTATATATTTTTCAATAATATCTTCAAAGTTATCCTTAGATGATACAACAATAACCTCTCTATTTTTTTTCATAAGTTCAATAGGAACACATTTGGCAGTATTTTTTCCAAAGATAACAACGTTGCCAACTGTTTTCTCTTTATAATAAGCTAATTCTTCCTTTGAATGCCAAAGAAGTCCATTGCCAGTGGGATTCTTATCTCCAATAAGATTATTTTTAGCAACACAGACAATCATGTTTATTTCAGGTTTACTCATTAGATAGCCACCTCGTAAGAGATTTTATCTCCATAGTTATAATTTTCAACAACCACATCATCAGGTTTGAAATCATAGATAGAAGTAAAGTTTTCTATCTTTAAAGTTGCCCCTTCAAACTCTTTTCTTTTAATCTGTTCAAGTAATACAGGCATATGTCTATCATAGATATGAACATTATGGATACTCCAGATAATATCGGCAGGTTTAAGTCCGCATTCTATAGCTACTAATTTATGAAGTACAGAGTATTGGAAGACATTGGCAACTAATCCAAGAGCAACATCACAGCTTCTTTGTCTTACTTCAAGATAAAGTTTATTTCCGATGACACTCCATTGAGTAAGATGTACACATGGAGTAAGAGCCATCTTATCCAAATCTTCAGGGACCCATATTTCAGTCATGATTCTTCTACTGTTAGGATTTTTCTTGATCTCGTTGATGATGTAATCAAGTTGGCTTTTGTAACCAAAAGTTTGCTTTGCTATCTGATATCCATAGGCTTTACCTATTGTACCATCAGCCATCTTCCATTCATCCCAGAATTTACACTTTAACTTATTTAACTCTTCAACATCATTGGATTGCATAATCCAGATCCAGTAAAGCTCTCTGATAGGGGCTTTGTTTGGAGCAAATCTTGTAGTGATAAGATGAGCTTCATCAGTTGAGTTATCTAATCTAAATTGATATCCTATATAACTTTTGTAGTGGGCAGGAGTACCATCAGCATACTTAGTTCTGACATTTCCCTCACTCCAAATTCCATCTCTATCAATTGTTTCAACGATATCTCTATATATTTTATCAAATTTTGCCATTGTAACCTCCAATAATTTTTTATAAATATTTTAACATAAAATTAGATAA is part of the Candidatus Fusobacterium pullicola genome and harbors:
- a CDS encoding dihydrofolate reductase, coding for MSKPEINMIVCVAKNNLIGDKNPTGNGLLWHSKEELAYYKEKTVGNVVIFGKNTAKCVPIELMKKNREVIVVSSKDNFEDIIEKYIDSNKKIFVCGGATIYRTYLEKYNFDNIYISVLKPHIEVSIPNDPLYFPKVEEFGYSIAETKEYQDFIAYTYKK
- the thyA gene encoding thymidylate synthase, with product MAKFDKIYRDIVETIDRDGIWSEGNVRTKYADGTPAHYKSYIGYQFRLDNSTDEAHLITTRFAPNKAPIRELYWIWIMQSNDVEELNKLKCKFWDEWKMADGTIGKAYGYQIAKQTFGYKSQLDYIINEIKKNPNSRRIMTEIWVPEDLDKMALTPCVHLTQWSVIGNKLYLEVRQRSCDVALGLVANVFQYSVLHKLVAIECGLKPADIIWSIHNVHIYDRHMPVLLEQIKRKEFEGATLKIENFTSIYDFKPDDVVVENYNYGDKISYEVAI